CCTGCCTCCCAGTATGGAGGAGGCGACCGACGAGCGTCCATCCAGGTGATCCCGTATTATATCGGTCCGGAGTGCGAGCGGGCGGCGCCGGCGTTCGAGAAAAAACCGAATGTCGCGATCCACCTGCATCTGTTCTACCAGGATATGCTCGATGAGTTCGTCTCCCGGCTGCAGCGAATGCCCTGCCCCTTCGATCTCTATGTTTCCGTGCCTGGCGACGGGAGCGCCGCCGCCGTGCGTTCCCTGTTGCAAAACAGCCTGGGCGCCGCCCGCAAGGTCATCGTCGAGGAGGTCCCCAACAAGGGGCGGGACCTTGGGCCCTTGATTGTCCAGTTCGGCCGACGATTGGCGGAATATGAAATCATCGCCCATTTTCACAGCAAAAAGAGCCCGCATTGCAGCCAGCTTTCCGGGTGGTGCCGGCACATTCTCGATCTGCTCCTCGGTCCCCCGGGAAACGATGGGGGCCGAATCGCGCGCATCATCGAACGGCTGCAAGCCGACGCCAAGTTCGTCTACCCGGAAGGACAGACCCTTATCATCAAGGATCGCACCGGCTGGGGGGCCAATCACGCCTTGGCCCGGCGCCTTCTGGAAACCCACACGACGCTTTCCATCGACGATTTCCCGGTGGTGGATTTTCCGGAAGGGTCCATGTTCTGGGCGCGAGGCGCGTGCATGAAGGATTTTCTCCGGCTTCCACTGGATTGGAACGATTTTCCCGACGAACCCATCCCCGCCGACGGCACGTTGGCCCATGCCCTTGAACGGTTGATGCTCATTTTCGCAAGCCCTTATCCCGGCCGCGTCTACCGCCTGCACCGGGGCGATTCGATCCCGGACTACCGCTGCTACGAGGAACAGCAGGATTTCTCGGCTCTCGTCGCAAAGAGCGACGTCAAGGTGCTCGCCTACTATCTCCCCCAGTTTCATCCGACGCCGGAAAACGATCGGTGGCATGGCGAGGGGTTCACCGAGTGGACCAAGGTCAGGGAAGCCAATCCGCTTTTCGAGGGCCATTATCAACAGCACATCCCTCATCCCGATATCGGCTGTTATTCCATCGAAAGCCCCGACATGTTGCGGCGGCAGGCGGATCTGATGCGCAAGGCCGGCGTGTTCGGGCAGATCTTTTACCACTACTGGTTTTCCGGCAAACTGATCCTCGAAAAGCCCGCCCGCATGCTTCTCGAAAACCCCGAGATCGACATGCCCTATTGTTTTTGTTGGGCCAACGAAAACTGGACCCGCCGGTGGGACGGAAACGAGGAGGAAATCCTCCTCAAGCAGGAATATTCCGCGCGCGATGCGGTTGAGTTCATCCGCTACCTGATCCCCTTTTTCCGCGACCCGCGTTACATCCGGGTGGAGGAGCGCCCCATGCTCTTGGTGTATCGGCCCGCCTCCCTCCCGGATCCTCGGCTTTACCTCGAAACCTGGGAAAAGGAATGCGCCGCCTGCGGCATCGCGCCCCCTTACGTCGTAGGGGTGTTGACCCGGGAGGCCAAGGATCCGCGCGATTTCGGGATGGAGGCCGGCGTCGAACGGGTGCTTCACGACTGGACGGCCGGCGCCGTGCCGGAAATGAAGGAGCGCCTGCGCGCCTACCAGCCCTTGCGCGGGAGCGTCCTGGATTACGACCAGGTGGCTGATTTCTACAGCGCTCGGACCTCGCCCGGAGACTTTACCTGGTTTCGCTCCATTGTCCCCATCTGGGACAACACCGCGCGCTACGGCTCCGATGCGTTCCTGGTGCACGGCAGTACGCCGCGCAAATTTGCGCAGTGGCTGAAGGCGCTCGTCGCCTTTTCACGGGCCTACCTGCCGCCGGATCGCCGTTTCATCATGGTCAACGCCTGGAACGAATGGGCCGAGGGCGCGCACCTGGAGCCCGATTCGCGCTACGGCTACGCCTACCTCAACGCCGTGGGCCGCACCCTCGCGGGGATCGCCTACGGGGCCGATCTCAACCCCGTCGAAAAGCTCCCGCCGAAGCTCCGGATCCGCCTGGTGGTGGCGGATGAGGTCCTCGATGCCCTGCGAGAAGACAAGCAGCTCGAGGAGCGCTTCTTCGCTTGCCTGGCTCGGTCGACTTTCTTTGAGCATTGCGACGTGGAGCTCCACCCGCCGCGGCTCATCGGCGCCCTGCCCGCTGCGGTGCGGGCCGATGTCTCCAAGCCCGCCGAACGACCGGTGGATTGGATCCTCCAGGTGAGGCGCGTGGCCCTTTTCCCCCCCGATTTGATCGAAAAGATGCTCCAGACCGCCTGCCGGGTAGGCCGTTCGGTGGTGCTCTCCAACGCCTACGATCGCCACTTTCCCCTCATCGAGGCCACCGAGAACGGGTCGGTGGACGCGGCCCGGGCCTTCGAGGCGCCTCTTGTCTTGATGCCGGCCGATCCCGGCCCGCAGGGCTACAAGAATTATCGCCTGCGCGCCGACGCGCACAGCTTTGTCGCCTATCCGAACACCCTGCCGCCGAAAAAGCTCCCCCGGGTCACCACCATCATCCGCTATCACCGCAAGAACGACATGGGGCTTCTGCGAAACGCGCTCTACTGCCTCGCGGCCATGCAGGACTGTGTTGTC
This is a stretch of genomic DNA from Desulfoglaeba alkanexedens ALDC. It encodes these proteins:
- a CDS encoding glycoside hydrolase family 99-like domain-containing protein → MIPYYIGPECERAAPAFEKKPNVAIHLHLFYQDMLDEFVSRLQRMPCPFDLYVSVPGDGSAAAVRSLLQNSLGAARKVIVEEVPNKGRDLGPLIVQFGRRLAEYEIIAHFHSKKSPHCSQLSGWCRHILDLLLGPPGNDGGRIARIIERLQADAKFVYPEGQTLIIKDRTGWGANHALARRLLETHTTLSIDDFPVVDFPEGSMFWARGACMKDFLRLPLDWNDFPDEPIPADGTLAHALERLMLIFASPYPGRVYRLHRGDSIPDYRCYEEQQDFSALVAKSDVKVLAYYLPQFHPTPENDRWHGEGFTEWTKVREANPLFEGHYQQHIPHPDIGCYSIESPDMLRRQADLMRKAGVFGQIFYHYWFSGKLILEKPARMLLENPEIDMPYCFCWANENWTRRWDGNEEEILLKQEYSARDAVEFIRYLIPFFRDPRYIRVEERPMLLVYRPASLPDPRLYLETWEKECAACGIAPPYVVGVLTREAKDPRDFGMEAGVERVLHDWTAGAVPEMKERLRAYQPLRGSVLDYDQVADFYSARTSPGDFTWFRSIVPIWDNTARYGSDAFLVHGSTPRKFAQWLKALVAFSRAYLPPDRRFIMVNAWNEWAEGAHLEPDSRYGYAYLNAVGRTLAGIAYGADLNPVEKLPPKLRIRLVVADEVLDALREDKQLEERFFACLARSTFFEHCDVELHPPRLIGALPAAVRADVSKPAERPVDWILQVRRVALFPPDLIEKMLQTACRVGRSVVLSNAYDRHFPLIEATENGSVDAARAFEAPLVLMPADPGPQGYKNYRLRADAHSFVAYPNTLPPKKLPRVTTIIRYHRKNDMGLLRNALYCLAAMQDCVVLPLIAAQDLDAEADAKLRDLLGQLPWPEGRDARVLHFASPEGKGDLRARMLNEALKQVSTRYAGFLDYDDLLMSHAYGWLLERLRRTGKAVAFGRVYSTSYDRDTGLFRGRKQVFTYGFSYDDFVACNHAPLHSFLLDLDQLDLRRVHYHDDQRYLEDYFLTLQLFTRENADWESLGENAYIGDYLHVVGGANTLAMASEEAHQAIVESPEYRLCEQRVDALRRSLHNT